One part of the Cyclobacteriaceae bacterium genome encodes these proteins:
- the mutY gene encoding A/G-specific adenine glycosylase, protein MEARYFSKKVVEWYQQNKRSLPWRNTKDPYKIWLSEIILQQTRVSQGLPYYQNFVQEFPNVHALASASEQKVLRLWQGLGYYTRARNLHKAAKEISTKHKGVFPSSFEELKKLPGIGEYTAAAIASISFGEAVAVVDGNVFRVLARVFGIDKPINSQEGKKYFSSLANQLLDKKQPATFNQAVMEFGALHCTPKNPQCSTCSFNATCIANKSNLQSALPYKLASKKSRRRYFYYIVIRKGNSLLMNLRKGNDIWKGLYDFYLIEKSRLVKTEHLLNDDLFLKKLKPITIDVSTSVMYKHILSHQSIRAKFITLNLAEKPSTVSVNLNFYSLKKVGELPKPVLISRFLSDFRLL, encoded by the coding sequence ATGGAGGCTCGGTATTTCTCTAAAAAAGTCGTTGAATGGTATCAACAAAACAAGCGAAGCCTGCCCTGGCGCAACACTAAAGACCCTTATAAGATTTGGTTATCTGAAATAATCCTGCAACAAACAAGGGTTAGTCAGGGGCTTCCGTATTACCAAAATTTTGTACAGGAATTTCCGAATGTGCACGCCCTGGCGTCTGCCTCGGAGCAAAAAGTTCTGCGGTTATGGCAGGGACTCGGCTATTACACCCGGGCACGCAATCTGCACAAAGCAGCCAAAGAAATTTCAACAAAACACAAGGGCGTTTTCCCATCCTCCTTCGAGGAGTTGAAAAAATTACCCGGCATTGGTGAGTATACTGCTGCGGCAATTGCATCAATTTCATTTGGTGAAGCGGTGGCGGTTGTTGATGGTAACGTTTTTCGGGTATTAGCACGCGTGTTCGGTATTGATAAACCAATCAATTCACAGGAAGGGAAAAAATATTTTTCTTCATTGGCTAACCAATTGCTTGACAAGAAGCAACCGGCAACTTTTAATCAAGCGGTTATGGAATTTGGGGCGTTGCACTGCACACCCAAAAATCCGCAATGCTCAACGTGCAGCTTTAATGCTACGTGCATAGCGAACAAAAGCAATCTTCAATCAGCATTACCCTACAAGCTGGCCTCTAAAAAAAGCAGAAGACGATACTTTTATTATATCGTTATCCGAAAAGGAAATTCTCTACTCATGAATTTGCGAAAGGGCAACGATATATGGAAGGGGCTCTATGACTTTTACCTGATAGAAAAATCCCGCCTGGTAAAAACCGAACACCTGCTGAACGATGATCTGTTCTTAAAAAAACTAAAGCCCATTACAATCGATGTATCCACATCAGTTATGTACAAACATATACTCAGCCACCAATCAATTCGAGCTAAATTCATCACCCTTAATCTTGCAGAAAAGCCATCAACTGTTTCGGTCAATTTGAATTTTTATTCCCTGAAAAAGGTAGGTGAACTCCCTAAACCTGTGCTCATTAGCCGTTTTCTGAGCGATTTCCGCCTTTTATAG
- the ssb gene encoding single-stranded DNA-binding protein has protein sequence MSGVNKVILVGRLGKDPEVRNLDSGVAVANFSIATSETYRDKTTNEKKEITEWHNIVLWRGLAEIAQKYLHKGDMVYIEGKLRTRSWEKEGVTRYITEVVADNMTMLSTKSSGGSSAESNYAPASKPSSSEGMSMPAETGGSDDLPF, from the coding sequence ATGTCAGGTGTAAATAAAGTAATACTCGTAGGGCGACTCGGCAAGGATCCAGAAGTAAGAAATCTGGATAGCGGTGTTGCTGTGGCAAATTTTAGCATAGCCACCTCCGAAACCTATCGCGATAAGACCACCAACGAAAAAAAAGAAATTACCGAGTGGCATAACATTGTGTTGTGGAGAGGCCTGGCCGAGATTGCTCAAAAATATTTACACAAAGGCGACATGGTGTACATTGAGGGAAAACTTCGTACCCGCTCATGGGAGAAAGAAGGTGTTACCCGTTATATCACTGAAGTGGTTGCTGATAACATGACTATGCTTTCCACCAAAAGCAGTGGTGGCTCAAGTGCAGAATCAAATTATGCTCCTGCATCTAAGCCATCTTCATCAGAAGGAATGTCCATGCCTGCCGAAACAGGCGGATCGGATGATCTTCCCTTCTGA